Proteins from a single region of Haloarcula laminariae:
- a CDS encoding UPF0146 family protein, which translates to MADPETALVTRLSAVGSVVEIGVGNRPGVAGELADRGVDVTATDIRDRPVPDGVAFVRDDVTEPTLSVYRGADIVFARNLPPELQRPAARVARRVDADCWFTTLGGDPPMLSVEREQLPGGVTLYRVTDGPGRR; encoded by the coding sequence ATGGCTGACCCCGAGACCGCGCTGGTCACCCGGCTGTCCGCTGTCGGTTCTGTCGTCGAAATCGGCGTCGGAAACCGGCCCGGCGTCGCCGGCGAGCTGGCCGACCGAGGCGTCGACGTGACCGCGACGGACATCCGCGACCGGCCGGTCCCAGACGGGGTGGCGTTCGTCCGCGACGACGTGACCGAGCCGACGCTGTCGGTCTACCGGGGGGCCGACATCGTCTTCGCCCGAAACCTCCCGCCGGAGCTACAGCGGCCGGCGGCCCGGGTCGCCCGGCGGGTCGACGCCGACTGCTGGTTCACCACGCTGGGCGGGGACCCGCCGATGCTGTCGGTCGAGCGCGAGCAGCTTCCGGGCGGGGTGACGCTGTACCGGGTGACCGACGGCCCGGGGCGGAGATAG
- a CDS encoding M20 family metallopeptidase: protein MDVVSLTEELVAIPSHDDETAAGDFVTTWLRDHTDAAVTRDDHGNVIARKGSGERSLALVGHHDVVPPDESQVDGGEYVVEHRETTERANGSETTRGRLHGRGTADMKGSLAAAMLAFADAEPTDGELVFASFAGEEQGGVGCQAAIEDGFEVDYAVVGEGSTGYSAPGVTDVAVAHKGRRGSTVVAEGEAAHASEVEAGENAIYRATDAVDIVRDLDFPTTEVLGHELRGSVAVTEIDGGSAWNVVPERCEATVDERTVPGERAPLSRVETIDGVTWRVDQDLPPMACGDADFADAVLEAAARAQDGTPAHVVKPHATDAGWLGAAGTDCVVVGAAEPGEAHTADESADIEVLERCRRIYDGAVTEWLG, encoded by the coding sequence ATGGACGTCGTCTCACTCACCGAGGAGCTCGTCGCGATTCCGAGCCACGACGACGAGACGGCCGCCGGCGACTTCGTCACGACGTGGCTCCGGGACCACACCGACGCCGCCGTCACCCGCGACGACCACGGGAACGTCATCGCTCGCAAGGGGTCGGGCGAGCGGTCGCTCGCCCTGGTCGGCCACCACGACGTGGTGCCCCCCGACGAGTCCCAGGTCGACGGCGGCGAGTACGTGGTCGAGCACCGCGAGACCACGGAACGCGCGAACGGGAGCGAAACGACACGCGGGCGCCTCCACGGCCGGGGCACCGCGGACATGAAGGGGTCGCTCGCGGCGGCGATGCTCGCGTTCGCCGACGCGGAGCCGACCGACGGCGAACTCGTCTTCGCCTCCTTCGCCGGGGAGGAGCAGGGCGGGGTCGGCTGTCAGGCCGCCATCGAGGACGGCTTCGAAGTCGACTACGCCGTCGTCGGGGAGGGGTCGACGGGCTACTCCGCGCCGGGCGTGACCGACGTGGCCGTCGCCCACAAGGGCCGCCGGGGCTCGACCGTCGTCGCCGAGGGCGAAGCGGCCCACGCGAGCGAGGTCGAGGCCGGCGAGAACGCCATCTACCGGGCGACCGACGCGGTCGATATCGTCCGGGACCTCGACTTCCCGACGACCGAGGTGCTGGGCCACGAGCTACGGGGGAGCGTCGCCGTCACGGAAATCGACGGCGGCTCGGCCTGGAACGTCGTCCCCGAACGCTGTGAGGCGACCGTCGACGAGCGCACGGTGCCGGGCGAACGCGCGCCGCTCTCCCGGGTCGAGACTATCGACGGGGTCACCTGGCGGGTCGACCAGGACCTCCCGCCGATGGCCTGTGGCGACGCCGACTTCGCCGACGCGGTGCTGGAGGCCGCCGCCAGGGCCCAGGACGGAACCCCCGCCCACGTCGTCAAGCCCCACGCCACCGACGCCGGCTGGCTCGGCGCCGCGGGCACCGACTGCGTCGTCGTCGGCGCCGCCGAGCCCGGCGAGGCACACACCGCCGACGAGAGCGCCGACATCGAGGTTCTGGAGCGCTGTCGGCGCATCTACGACGGCGCCGTCACCGAGTGGCTGGGCTGA
- a CDS encoding DUF7532 family protein, giving the protein MHFTQREQAALRDAGLAQDAIEAASDAVVEATKEAADDLEAFFAGRETVYSDMDIAHSSSEIQEHTLDYVDLYTHADDIRGYVRFDSWGVPVEGGRVLTDAKVELTLGPTVDGRVRFAADRDAL; this is encoded by the coding sequence ATGCACTTCACACAGCGCGAACAGGCCGCGCTCCGGGACGCCGGACTGGCCCAGGACGCCATCGAGGCCGCCTCGGACGCCGTGGTCGAGGCCACGAAGGAAGCCGCCGACGACCTCGAAGCGTTCTTCGCCGGGAGAGAGACCGTCTACTCCGATATGGACATCGCCCACAGCAGTAGCGAGATTCAGGAGCACACCCTCGACTACGTCGACCTCTACACCCACGCCGACGACATCCGCGGGTACGTCCGCTTCGACTCGTGGGGCGTTCCCGTCGAGGGCGGGCGCGTCCTCACCGACGCGAAAGTCGAGTTGACGCTCGGCCCGACCGTGGACGGTCGGGTCCGGTTTGCCGCCGACAGGGACGCCCTATGA
- a CDS encoding winged helix-turn-helix domain-containing protein, producing MTETDGEGITDLPPSAKLVYKVLEYDGPLTQKGIVEESMLSARTVRYALERLDEIGVIEEDVYFADARQNLYELSELPAEQADPAISD from the coding sequence ATGACGGAAACCGATGGCGAGGGCATCACAGACCTGCCACCCAGCGCGAAGCTCGTCTACAAGGTACTGGAGTACGACGGGCCGCTGACGCAGAAGGGGATTGTCGAGGAGTCGATGCTCTCGGCCCGAACGGTCCGCTACGCGCTCGAACGGCTCGACGAAATCGGCGTCATCGAGGAGGACGTCTACTTCGCCGACGCCAGACAGAACCTCTACGAGCTGAGCGAGCTGCCGGCGGAACAGGCCGACCCCGCTATCTCGGACTGA
- the npdG gene encoding NADPH-dependent F420 reductase — MDIALLGGTGDIGEGLALRWADDTNHTVIVGSRDAEKAEAKAEEYEAELSSRGREVEVAGLANEAAAARADVVVTAVPAYHLTDTVEAVADELDDAILVSPAVGMKRDEDGFHYNRPGVGSVTQLAAKAAPDGVPVVGAFHNLAAGRLADLEADLDWDTIVVGDDRDAKATVSELAEGIEGLRALDGGPLANAAEIEGLTPLLINVARHNDGLHDLGVQFR; from the coding sequence ATGGACATCGCGCTACTCGGCGGCACCGGCGACATCGGCGAAGGGCTCGCCCTGCGCTGGGCGGACGACACCAACCACACGGTCATCGTCGGCTCGCGCGACGCCGAGAAGGCCGAGGCGAAAGCCGAGGAGTACGAGGCCGAACTGTCGAGTCGCGGCCGCGAGGTCGAGGTCGCCGGACTGGCGAACGAAGCCGCGGCCGCCAGGGCGGACGTGGTCGTCACTGCGGTCCCGGCCTACCACCTCACGGACACCGTCGAGGCCGTCGCCGACGAACTGGACGACGCCATCCTCGTCTCCCCCGCCGTCGGGATGAAACGCGACGAGGACGGCTTCCACTACAACCGCCCCGGCGTCGGCAGCGTCACCCAGTTGGCCGCCAAAGCCGCCCCAGACGGGGTCCCGGTCGTCGGCGCCTTCCACAACCTCGCGGCCGGCCGGCTGGCCGACCTCGAAGCCGACCTCGACTGGGACACCATCGTCGTCGGCGACGACAGGGACGCGAAGGCCACCGTCTCGGAACTCGCCGAGGGCATCGAAGGGCTCCGGGCGCTGGACGGCGGCCCGCTCGCCAACGCCGCCGAAATCGAGGGGCTGACTCCCCTGCTCATCAACGTCGCCCGCCACAACGACGGCCTGCACGACCTGGGCGTGCAGTTCCGGTAG
- a CDS encoding thioredoxin family protein, with product MAVTLKDFYADWCGPCKTQDPILEDLEEEWTDVEFEKIDVDEEQDVANEYQVRSLPTLIVENDDGIVERFVGVTQADDIEDALTQASA from the coding sequence ATGGCTGTCACGCTCAAGGACTTCTACGCCGATTGGTGTGGCCCCTGCAAGACACAGGACCCGATTCTCGAAGACCTCGAAGAGGAGTGGACCGACGTCGAGTTCGAGAAGATCGACGTCGACGAGGAACAGGACGTGGCCAACGAGTACCAGGTCCGGTCGCTCCCGACGCTCATCGTCGAGAACGACGACGGCATCGTCGAGCGCTTCGTCGGCGTCACGCAGGCCGACGACATCGAGGACGCGCTGACGCAGGCCTCGGCGTAA
- the fer gene encoding ferredoxin Fer: MASPYEILGVDPDADEAEIVDAYRERVKETHPDQGGSTEAFRAVKTAFERIENGWEPGNAVPERDAPGERADPTDAAEPAEPERPPEPEGVKVEYLNYEVMADKLWELTDDDLFEKAADGGLDPEDYGEFYVRDSESLLEAAERQGYAWPFACRGGACTNCAVAVVEGEMPSPSSHVLPSELHDRGIRLSCIVAPETDAKIVYNVKHLPAVQDLLLPASRFEASSTD, from the coding sequence GTGGCGTCCCCATACGAGATTCTCGGCGTCGACCCGGACGCCGACGAGGCCGAGATAGTCGACGCCTACCGGGAGCGCGTCAAGGAGACCCATCCGGACCAGGGCGGGTCGACGGAGGCGTTCCGCGCGGTGAAGACGGCCTTCGAGCGCATCGAGAACGGGTGGGAGCCGGGCAACGCGGTCCCCGAGCGCGACGCGCCCGGAGAGCGGGCGGACCCGACGGACGCCGCGGAGCCGGCCGAGCCCGAGCGACCGCCGGAGCCCGAGGGCGTCAAGGTGGAGTACCTGAACTACGAGGTGATGGCCGACAAGCTCTGGGAGCTGACAGACGACGACCTCTTCGAGAAGGCGGCCGACGGCGGTCTCGACCCCGAGGACTACGGGGAGTTCTACGTCAGGGACAGCGAGTCGTTGCTGGAGGCCGCGGAGCGCCAGGGGTACGCCTGGCCCTTCGCCTGCCGCGGCGGCGCCTGCACGAACTGCGCCGTCGCCGTCGTCGAGGGGGAGATGCCCTCGCCGTCGAGCCACGTCCTCCCGAGCGAACTCCACGACCGCGGCATCCGCCTCTCGTGTATCGTCGCGCCGGAGACGGACGCGAAAATCGTCTACAACGTCAAACACCTGCCCGCCGTGCAGGACCTCCTCCTGCCGGCGAGCCGGTTCGAGGCGTCGTCGACGGACTGA
- a CDS encoding endonuclease/exonuclease/phosphatase family protein gives MRLSDATRSPVTRRALLGSVAGAAAGITGVAGTASADQSATATVMTQNAYLGFDVAELLGAESLSEVREVTGGFLADIEPELYAARAERIAAAVETADADVVALQEAVLLRRQRPGDYGTESSSAATDVVVDLLDLIRTALAERGLDYTVAAESVANDFELPAETDGGPADLRITDRDALLVRSDLDTADPVSGTYDAALALPIPDSDRTLTITRGYSAVDVTVGGVEVRAVSTHLESALSQYRRRQARELLDALPAEGPVVVGGDFNSAPGETTYDLLTDSLRDPYDGLQSEAGGATCCQAKDLQNDESLLDRRIDAVLYRGPVTPTAIDRVGDRPGDRTAVEVDGETVRAWPSDHAGVVGTFDLSGPPATSATPSPTARDSTATTATDGTASPAAGASGPGFSTGSALLGLVLGAGAWLRRR, from the coding sequence ATGCGCTTGTCGGACGCCACACGGTCGCCAGTCACTCGCCGGGCCCTGCTCGGTAGCGTGGCCGGGGCCGCTGCCGGAATCACCGGCGTGGCCGGGACTGCGAGCGCCGACCAGTCGGCGACCGCGACGGTCATGACACAGAACGCGTATCTCGGCTTCGACGTCGCGGAGCTGTTGGGGGCGGAGTCGCTGTCCGAGGTCCGCGAGGTGACCGGCGGGTTCCTCGCCGATATCGAGCCCGAACTGTACGCGGCCCGCGCCGAGCGTATCGCCGCGGCCGTCGAGACCGCCGACGCGGACGTGGTCGCGCTGCAGGAGGCGGTGTTGCTTCGACGCCAGCGACCGGGCGATTACGGGACGGAGTCCAGTTCAGCGGCCACCGACGTGGTCGTCGACCTCCTCGATTTGATACGGACGGCGCTGGCCGAGCGGGGGCTCGACTACACCGTCGCCGCCGAGTCGGTGGCCAACGACTTCGAGCTGCCCGCCGAGACCGACGGCGGTCCCGCTGACCTCCGTATCACCGACCGGGACGCCCTCCTCGTCCGGAGCGACCTCGACACCGCCGACCCCGTGTCGGGGACCTACGACGCCGCGCTGGCGCTCCCGATTCCGGACAGCGACCGGACGCTGACTATCACCCGCGGCTACAGCGCGGTCGACGTGACCGTCGGCGGCGTCGAGGTACGGGCCGTCTCGACGCATCTGGAGTCGGCCCTGTCCCAGTACCGACGCCGACAGGCCCGGGAACTGCTCGACGCGCTCCCGGCAGAGGGCCCGGTGGTCGTCGGCGGGGACTTCAACAGCGCTCCCGGCGAGACGACGTACGACCTGCTGACCGACTCGCTGCGCGACCCCTACGACGGGCTCCAATCCGAGGCGGGCGGCGCTACCTGCTGTCAGGCCAAGGACCTGCAGAACGACGAGTCGCTGCTCGACCGCCGCATCGACGCCGTGCTGTACCGCGGGCCGGTCACGCCGACGGCCATCGACCGCGTCGGCGACCGGCCCGGCGACCGCACCGCGGTCGAGGTCGACGGCGAGACGGTCCGGGCGTGGCCGTCGGACCACGCTGGCGTCGTCGGGACCTTCGACCTGTCGGGGCCCCCGGCAACTTCGGCCACCCCGTCACCGACGGCGAGGGACTCCACGGCGACGACGGCGACCGATGGGACCGCGTCGCCCGCGGCGGGCGCGTCGGGCCCCGGATTCAGCACCGGCTCGGCGCTTCTCGGTCTGGTACTGGGCGCCGGTGCGTGGCTGCGGCGCCGGTGA
- a CDS encoding PINc/VapC family ATPase — protein sequence MEIVPDTSVVIDGRVSTQVAADADPDSEVDGMGFAGATVVVPEAVVGELEAQANDGRETGWEGLEELQALVELADGGTIDVEYVGRRPDAVEKRDAGEGEIDALIRDIAGDRGATLVTSDDVQAEVARAKGLDVEFIEPRGRTVDRLEIENFFDEGTMSVHLKVGVKPYAKKGSIGDMHYQPIRDDIATEAELRGYAEDIMEAAEASPEGFLELDEPGMSIVQFRDMRIAIARPPFSDAREITAVRPIVKTELDDYDHADELRQRFTEQQRGVLISGSPGAGKSTFAQAVGEFLVDSDYSVKTMEKPRDLQVGPDITQYTALGGSMEKTADSLLMVRPDYTIYDEVRKTDDFEVFADMRLAGVGMVGVVHATRAVDALQRLIGRVELGLIPQIVDTVVYIEAGEVHTVYDVKTEVKVPHGLMEEDLARPVIVVRDFETGQPEYEIYTFNRQVVTVPLNEDEDQQDSGVDRLAKQEVEREIRSIARGHVDVELRGPDTAVVWVEEDDIPQVIGKGGGRITDVENRLGIDIDVRTLDEKPTGPSGGPQKDSGGGQGEIVNPEVTSRHVMIPLNGHAGDTVEVQADGEYLFTATVSRGGEIQVSRGSGIAEELERAIDRGSTITVVPS from the coding sequence ATGGAAATCGTCCCGGACACGAGCGTGGTCATCGACGGCCGCGTGTCCACACAGGTTGCCGCCGACGCCGACCCCGACAGCGAGGTCGACGGCATGGGCTTTGCGGGCGCGACGGTCGTCGTCCCCGAGGCCGTCGTCGGCGAGCTCGAAGCACAGGCCAACGACGGCCGCGAGACCGGCTGGGAGGGGCTCGAAGAGCTCCAGGCGTTGGTCGAACTGGCCGACGGGGGCACCATCGACGTCGAGTACGTCGGCCGCCGCCCCGACGCCGTCGAGAAGCGCGACGCCGGCGAGGGCGAAATCGACGCGCTCATCCGCGACATCGCCGGCGACCGCGGAGCGACGCTGGTGACCAGCGACGACGTACAGGCCGAGGTCGCCCGCGCGAAGGGACTGGACGTGGAGTTCATCGAACCGCGCGGGCGCACCGTCGACCGCCTGGAGATAGAGAACTTCTTCGACGAGGGGACGATGAGCGTCCACCTCAAGGTCGGCGTCAAGCCCTACGCCAAGAAGGGCTCCATCGGTGACATGCACTACCAGCCCATCCGCGACGATATCGCCACGGAGGCCGAGCTCCGGGGGTACGCCGAGGACATCATGGAAGCCGCCGAGGCCTCGCCGGAGGGGTTCCTCGAACTCGACGAGCCGGGGATGAGCATCGTCCAGTTCCGGGACATGCGTATCGCCATCGCCCGGCCGCCGTTCTCGGACGCCCGGGAGATAACCGCAGTCCGGCCCATCGTTAAGACCGAGCTCGACGACTACGACCACGCCGACGAGCTGCGCCAGCGCTTTACCGAGCAACAGCGCGGCGTCCTCATCTCCGGCTCGCCCGGCGCCGGGAAGTCCACGTTCGCACAGGCGGTCGGGGAGTTCCTCGTCGACTCCGACTACTCCGTCAAGACGATGGAGAAACCGCGGGACCTCCAGGTCGGCCCCGACATCACCCAGTACACCGCGCTGGGCGGGTCGATGGAGAAGACGGCCGACTCCCTGCTGATGGTCCGGCCCGACTACACCATCTACGACGAGGTCCGCAAGACCGACGACTTCGAGGTCTTCGCCGACATGCGCCTGGCCGGCGTCGGGATGGTCGGCGTCGTCCACGCGACGCGGGCCGTCGACGCCCTCCAGCGGCTCATCGGCCGCGTCGAGCTCGGGCTCATCCCGCAGATAGTCGACACCGTCGTCTACATCGAGGCCGGGGAGGTCCACACCGTCTACGACGTGAAGACCGAGGTCAAGGTCCCCCACGGCCTGATGGAGGAGGACCTCGCCCGCCCGGTCATCGTGGTCCGGGACTTCGAGACCGGCCAGCCCGAGTACGAGATATACACGTTCAACCGCCAGGTCGTCACGGTGCCGCTCAACGAGGACGAGGACCAGCAGGACAGCGGCGTCGACCGCCTCGCCAAACAGGAGGTCGAACGCGAGATTCGGTCCATCGCTCGGGGCCACGTCGACGTGGAACTGCGCGGTCCGGACACCGCTGTCGTCTGGGTCGAGGAGGACGACATCCCGCAGGTCATCGGCAAGGGCGGCGGCCGCATCACCGACGTGGAGAACCGCCTGGGTATCGACATCGACGTGCGCACGCTCGACGAGAAACCCACGGGGCCGTCGGGCGGCCCACAGAAAGACAGCGGCGGCGGCCAGGGCGAAATCGTCAACCCGGAGGTCACCTCACGACACGTGATGATTCCGCTCAACGGCCACGCGGGCGACACCGTCGAGGTGCAGGCCGACGGCGAGTACCTCTTTACCGCGACCGTCTCCCGGGGCGGGGAGATTCAGGTCTCCCGTGGGTCGGGCATCGCCGAAGAGCTGGAGCGGGCCATCGACCGCGGGAGCACGATTACGGTCGTTCCGTCGTGA
- a CDS encoding TIGR01548 family HAD-type hydrolase: MQVDAVVLDIDGVLVDVADSYRRAIVESVEQVYGDTIEKGAIQRFKNAGGFNNDWELTDAAALYVLTARETDVDVAAFTDAIGQRGGGLDAAKAVVRESLGDDADGVFAAWDPSGLREVFQTLYLGDELYRQLEGGEPAFDAPGYINDEPVLVSEATLAELQERYAVGVVTGRPAAEADIAMDRVGLDIPEEHRFTMDDWEEGKPHPGALLTLAERFDARRLAFVGDTLDDIGTAVNADDEDDDRVYYGVGVLTGGLTGDDGRATYAEAGASAVVESVEDLPELLE, encoded by the coding sequence ATGCAAGTGGACGCTGTCGTGCTGGACATCGACGGGGTGCTCGTGGACGTCGCCGACTCCTACCGGCGGGCCATCGTCGAGTCCGTCGAACAGGTGTACGGCGACACCATCGAGAAGGGGGCGATTCAGCGGTTCAAGAACGCCGGCGGGTTCAACAACGACTGGGAACTCACCGACGCGGCGGCGCTGTACGTGCTCACGGCCCGCGAGACCGACGTGGACGTGGCGGCCTTTACCGACGCTATCGGCCAGCGGGGCGGCGGCCTCGACGCGGCGAAAGCCGTCGTCCGGGAGTCCCTCGGGGACGACGCCGACGGGGTCTTCGCGGCGTGGGACCCCAGCGGCCTCCGGGAAGTGTTCCAGACGCTGTATCTGGGCGACGAGCTGTACCGGCAGTTGGAGGGCGGGGAACCGGCCTTCGACGCGCCGGGCTACATCAACGACGAGCCGGTGCTCGTCAGCGAGGCGACCCTGGCGGAGCTACAGGAGCGCTACGCGGTCGGCGTCGTCACCGGCCGCCCCGCCGCTGAGGCCGACATCGCCATGGACCGCGTGGGACTGGATATCCCCGAGGAACACCGGTTCACGATGGACGACTGGGAGGAGGGGAAGCCACACCCGGGCGCGCTCCTGACCCTGGCCGAGCGCTTCGACGCCCGGCGGCTCGCCTTCGTCGGCGACACGCTGGACGACATCGGGACCGCCGTCAACGCCGACGACGAGGACGACGACCGGGTGTACTACGGCGTCGGCGTCCTGACCGGCGGGCTGACCGGCGACGACGGCCGGGCGACTTACGCGGAGGCGGGAGCCAGCGCCGTCGTCGAGAGCGTCGAGGACCTGCCCGAGTTGCTGGAGTGA
- a CDS encoding archaemetzincin family Zn-dependent metalloprotease — protein sequence MHVDIVPVGEVSSLVKREASEGLRQTYDCEVSMHEPQSVPAGAYHSDREQYRAEEFIDLAQRVGSGEKNIAITPKDLFYRRRNYVFGLAYLSGSGSVISTYRLQTSSDGGFSDQSAGDIFSARVRKEVVHEIGHTLGLEHCDNKRCVMNFSPTVRQVDVKESSLCGSCQRSVL from the coding sequence ATGCACGTCGACATCGTACCGGTCGGCGAGGTCTCCAGCCTCGTGAAACGGGAGGCCTCCGAGGGCCTCCGGCAGACGTACGACTGCGAGGTCTCCATGCACGAACCGCAGTCGGTCCCCGCCGGTGCGTACCACAGCGACCGCGAGCAGTACCGTGCCGAGGAGTTCATCGACCTCGCACAGCGGGTCGGCTCGGGCGAGAAGAACATCGCCATCACGCCGAAGGACCTCTTCTACCGCCGACGGAACTACGTCTTCGGACTCGCGTATCTCAGCGGCTCCGGGAGCGTCATCTCCACGTACCGGCTCCAGACCTCCTCCGACGGGGGTTTCTCGGACCAGTCCGCCGGCGATATCTTCTCCGCTCGCGTCCGCAAGGAGGTCGTCCACGAAATCGGTCACACGCTCGGGCTGGAACACTGCGACAACAAGCGCTGTGTGATGAACTTCTCCCCGACGGTGCGACAGGTCGACGTCAAGGAGTCCTCGCTGTGTGGCTCCTGCCAGCGCTCGGTGCTGTAA
- a CDS encoding preprotein translocase subunit Sec61beta yields MSSDSGGLMSSAGLVRYFDAEDSNTIRIDPRTIVAFGVLFGALVLVLNAMIQSGGL; encoded by the coding sequence ATGAGCAGCGACAGCGGCGGACTGATGTCCAGTGCCGGCCTGGTCCGGTACTTCGACGCCGAAGACAGCAACACAATCCGCATCGACCCGCGAACCATCGTCGCCTTCGGCGTCCTCTTTGGCGCGCTCGTCCTCGTGCTGAACGCGATGATTCAGTCCGGCGGCCTGTAG
- a CDS encoding ribosome biogenesis/translation initiation ATPase RLI, with the protein MADDSIAVVDLERCQPDRCNYECVNYCPPNRSGKECIVKRGDTYEDDEEFEGKPEQVRISEEICLGESCGICVNKCPFDAIEIINLPQELDDDPVHRYGENAFSLYGLPSPAEGQVTGILGPNGIGKTTAVRILADEMAPNLGQYGTEPSWDEILDEYRGTALQDYLEQMRDGDVTVARKPQYVDRIPDQFDGPARELLEQTDERGALDELIDRTGIRPVVDNHIDDLSGGELQRVALVATLARDADFYFLDEITPYLDIGQRMTAARLIRELAEDGDRSMLVVEHDLAILDLLADNINVAYGSPGAFGIITPPKSTKKGINQYLSGYLENENMRIRQTEIQFEEHAPRPGSTGDVVIEYPELTKSYGEGEFSLDVEAGTIRESEVLGVVGPNGIGKSTFAKMLAGRLEPTSGEVDSELDIAYKPQYIEIDQPMRVDAFLSSITDDFGSSYWTTEIADPLQLDAVMEQQLTDLSGGERQRVAIAACLSKDADLYLLDEPSAHLDVEQRVMATSAIRRYAENHDATALVIDHDIYMIDLLADRLLVFDGEPAKSGHAAPPQGMREGMNEFLANLDITFRRDERTSRPRINKPGSQLDRQQKNAGEYYYAPDEN; encoded by the coding sequence ATGGCCGACGACAGCATCGCAGTGGTCGACCTGGAGCGGTGCCAGCCCGACCGCTGTAACTACGAGTGTGTGAACTACTGCCCGCCCAACCGGAGCGGGAAGGAGTGCATCGTCAAACGCGGCGACACCTACGAGGACGACGAGGAGTTCGAGGGCAAGCCCGAGCAGGTCCGCATCAGCGAGGAGATCTGTCTGGGCGAGAGCTGTGGCATCTGTGTCAACAAGTGCCCGTTCGACGCCATCGAGATTATCAACCTCCCCCAGGAGCTCGACGACGACCCGGTACACCGCTACGGGGAGAACGCCTTCTCGCTGTACGGGCTCCCGTCGCCCGCGGAGGGGCAGGTCACCGGCATCCTGGGCCCGAACGGCATCGGGAAGACCACCGCGGTCCGCATCCTCGCCGACGAGATGGCGCCGAATCTGGGCCAGTACGGCACCGAGCCGAGCTGGGACGAGATTCTCGACGAGTACCGCGGGACGGCCCTGCAGGACTACCTCGAACAGATGCGCGACGGCGACGTGACCGTCGCCCGGAAGCCCCAGTACGTCGACCGTATCCCCGACCAGTTCGACGGGCCGGCCCGCGAGTTGCTGGAACAGACCGACGAGCGGGGCGCCCTGGACGAGCTCATCGACCGCACCGGCATCCGTCCGGTCGTCGACAACCACATCGACGACCTCTCGGGTGGGGAGCTACAGCGGGTCGCGCTGGTCGCGACGCTGGCGCGGGACGCCGACTTCTACTTCCTCGACGAGATCACGCCCTACCTCGACATCGGCCAGCGGATGACCGCCGCCCGGCTCATCCGGGAGCTCGCCGAGGACGGCGACCGGTCGATGCTCGTCGTCGAGCACGACCTCGCCATCCTGGACCTGCTGGCGGACAACATCAACGTCGCCTACGGGTCGCCCGGCGCCTTCGGTATCATCACGCCGCCCAAGTCGACGAAGAAGGGTATCAACCAGTACCTCTCGGGCTACCTCGAAAACGAGAACATGCGCATCCGGCAGACGGAGATACAGTTCGAGGAACACGCCCCGCGGCCCGGCTCGACGGGCGACGTGGTCATCGAGTACCCCGAGCTCACGAAGTCCTACGGCGAGGGCGAGTTCAGCCTCGACGTCGAGGCCGGCACCATCCGCGAGAGCGAGGTGCTTGGCGTCGTCGGCCCGAACGGCATCGGGAAGTCGACGTTCGCGAAGATGCTCGCCGGCCGGCTCGAACCCACCAGCGGCGAGGTCGACAGCGAGCTCGACATCGCCTACAAGCCCCAGTACATCGAGATAGACCAGCCGATGCGGGTCGACGCCTTCCTCTCCTCCATCACGGACGACTTCGGCAGCTCCTACTGGACCACCGAAATCGCCGACCCGCTCCAGCTCGACGCGGTGATGGAACAGCAACTGACGGACCTCTCCGGCGGGGAGCGCCAGCGCGTCGCCATCGCCGCCTGTCTCTCGAAGGACGCCGACCTCTACCTGCTGGACGAGCCCTCGGCCCACCTCGACGTGGAGCAGCGAGTGATGGCCACGTCGGCGATTCGGCGCTACGCCGAGAACCACGACGCGACGGCGCTGGTCATCGACCACGACATCTACATGATAGACCTGCTCGCCGACCGCCTGCTCGTCTTCGACGGCGAGCCCGCCAAGTCCGGCCACGCCGCTCCGCCACAGGGGATGCGCGAGGGGATGAACGAGTTCCTCGCGAACCTCGACATCACCTTCCGCCGGGACGAGCGCACCTCCCGGCCCCGCATCAACAAACCGGGGTCCCAGCTCGACCGGCAACAGAAGAACGCCGGCGAGTACTACTACGCCCCCGACGAGAACTGA